Proteins encoded in a region of the Marmota flaviventris isolate mMarFla1 chromosome 3, mMarFla1.hap1, whole genome shotgun sequence genome:
- the Mgat4c gene encoding alpha-1,3-mannosyl-glycoprotein 4-beta-N-acetylglucosaminyltransferase C: MFKFYQMKHTFQILDKMRCLRKRSTVSFLGVLVIFLLFMNLYIEDSYVLEGDKQLIRETSTHQLNSERYVHTFKDLSNFSGTINVTYRYLAATPLQRKRYLTIGLSSVKRKKGNYLLETIKSIFEQSSYEELKEISVVVHLADFNSSWRDVMVQDITQKFAHHIIAGRLMVIHAPEEYYPILDGLKRNYNDPEDRVKFRSKQNVDYAFLLNFCANTSYYYVMLEDDVRCSKNFLTAIKKVIASLEGTYWVTLEFSKLGYIGKLYHSHDLPRLAHFLLMFYQEMPCDWLLTHFRGLLAQKNVIRFKPSLFQHMGYYSSYKGTENKLKDDDFEEDSFDIPDNPPASLYTNMNVFENYEASKAYSIVDEYFWGKPPSTGDIFLIVFENPTIIKKIKVNTGTEDRQNDILHHGVLDVGEKVILTKQIKRCDSYLRLGEFKNGNFEMSDVNQKIPFDIHCMRICVTKTQKEWLIIRSISIWTS, translated from the exons atgtttaaattttatcagATGAAACATACTTTTCAAATACTAGATAAAATGAGATGCTTGCGAAAACGTTCTACAGTGTCATTCTTGGGAGTTCTTGTCATTTTCCTCCTATTTATGAATTTGTACATTGAAGATAGCTATGTTCTG GAGGGTGACAAACAGCTCATAAGGGAAACATCCACACATCAACTAAATTCAGAGCGCTATGTTCATACTTTCAAGGATTTATCTAATTTCTCAGGGACCATAAATGTCACCTATCGCTACCTAGCTGCCACACCTTTACAAAGAAAAC GGTATCTTACCATTGGACTTTCATCAGTGAAACGAAAAAAAGGCAACTATTTACTTGAGACAATCAAGTCAATTTTTGAGCAATCCAGCTATGAAGAGTTGAAGGAAATTTCAGTAGTAGTTCATCTGGCGGACTTTAATTCATCCTGGCGTGATGTCATGGTCCAGGATATTACACAAAAGTTTGCCCATCATATCATTGCAGGAAGATTAATGGTTATACATGCTCCTGAAGAATATTACCCAATTTTGGATGGTCTTAAAAGAAATTACAATGATCCAGAAGATAGAGTCAAATTTCGTTCCAAGCAAAATGTAGATTATgcttttctgcttaatttttgtgccaatacTTCATATTATTATGTAATGCTCGAAGATGATGTCCGATGTTCCAAAAATTTCTTAACTGCCATCAAGAAAGTCATTGCGTCCTTAGAAGGAACTTACTGGGTAACTCTTGAGTTCTCTAAGCTTGGCTACATTGGTAAACTTTATCATTCTCATGATCTCCCACGTTTGGcacattttttattaatgttttatcaaGAAATGCCTTGTGATTGGCTGTTGACTCATTTTAGAGGTCTGTTGGCTCAGAAAAATGTGATCCGGTTTAAACCATCTCTCTTTCAGCACATGGGTTATTATTCCTCATATAAAGGAACTGAGAATAAGCTGAAGGATGATGATTTTGAAGAGGACTCATTTGACATTCCTGATAACCCCCCTGCAAGTCTGTACACCAATATGAATGTGTTTGAAAATTATGAAGCAAGCAAAGCTTACAGTATTGTTGATGAGTACTTTTGGGGAAAACCACCTTCAACAGGAGAtatctttcttattgtttttgaaaatccaactataatcaaaaaaattaaagtgaatacTGGGACAGAAGATCGGCAAAATGACATTTTGCATCATGGAGTCCTTGATGTTGGGGAAAAAGTTATACTTACCAAACAAATAAAACGTTGTGATTCTTACTTAAGACTAGGGGAATTCAAAAATGGAAACTTTGAAATGTCAGATGTGAATCAAAAAATTCCATTTGATATACACTGTATGAGGATATGTGTTACCAAAACACAAAAGGAGTGGCTGATTATTAGAAGCATTAGCATTTGGACTTCTTAG